The following nucleotide sequence is from Nocardioides daedukensis.
CGGTCCCGAAGGGCAAGGACGGCGCAGCGGCCGCGCGGATCAGGCAGCAGCACCTGTGGGTCGACCTCCAGGTCCAGGAGGCGATGGCCCGCGGCGAGTTCGACGACCTGCCCGGTGCGGGCAAGCCGATCAAGGACCTCGGTGAGCACCACGATCCCGACTGGTGGCTCAAGAAGCTCGTGGAACGCGAGAAGATCAGCGTCCTGCCGTCGGCACTGGCGTTGCGCAAGGAGGATCTCGAGCTCGACGCCCAGCTGGACAAGGAGAACATCGAGGGCCGGGTGGTGAAGGCCCTCGAGGACTTCAACCGCCGAATCATCAACGCCCGCAGGCAGCTCGAGGGCGGCCCGCCGGTGATCACCCCGCTGCGCGACATCGATGCGGAGGTCGCCGCGTGGCGCGAGCGGCGCGCGGCGCGGCGAGCTGCGGGAGAGGCTGCCGGACGGGCTGGAAATCAGGCCCGGAAAGACGTGTCCGAAAAGAGATCTTTGCGAAGGCTGTGGCGAAGGCGCTGAGGGCCACTCTCGTGGTAGACAACACTGTCCATCACAGAGGGAGGAAACGAAAATGATTGTCCTTGGTTTGATCTTGTTGATCATTGGCCTTGTGGCCAGCATTCCCGTGCTCACCACGATCGGCGCGATTCTTCTCGTCGTCGGGTTGATCCTCAACATCGTGCCGATCGGGGGAACTCGACGGCGCGTGTTCTGACTGGGCAAAACCAGCGACCCCGGAACCCTTGGGTTCCGGGGTCGTTGTGCTTCACGTGGCCCCTAGACTCGCTGCCATGCGTCGCCTCCGCCCTGCCGTAGCCGCTCTCTGCCTCGCGACGATGGGGCTCACCGCCTGCGGCCAGGAGACCCCCGAGGCCACACCCGAGCCGACGATCACCTCCGCCACACCCTCGGCCACGCCGACGGCGAAGAAGTCCCGGGACCCGCTCGCGGACGCCGTCGAGGACCTGGCCAAGGACATGACGCCCTCGGCCGAGTCGACCACGGACGCGCCGGATCCCGAGGTGAGCACCAAGGACGTCGAGACGAACTACGGCCTCAAGGACCCGACGTACGGCTCGGACATCAGCTGGCCGCAGTGCCCCAAGGGCGCCGGGTCGGTGAAGGGCCGCGAGGGGCTCGGCATGCCGATGCCGAAGAAGGAGTGGAAGTTCGTCGTGATCGGCCTGACCAACGGCCCCGCGATGACCCAGAACCCCTGCCTGGCCGATCAGCTGGCCTGGGCGAAGAAGAACAAGGTGCTGGTCTCGGCCTATGCGGTCGCGACCTACCCCTCCGACGACCAGCTCGCGCAGTTCGGCACCACCGGCCCTTATGACGCCTCGACGACCGAGGGCAAGCTGTCGAACTGGGGTTATGCGCAGGGCGTGTTCAACATCAAGACGCTCCAGGACGTCAACCTGCCGGTGCCCGCGCTGTGGATCGACGTGGAGCCGGTCCCCTCCCCGCCGCTGGTGGCGTGGAGCAAGGACACGGCGGCCAATGCGCTCGTGGTGCAGGGGATCTCGCGCGCCTACCGCGAGGCCGACTACCGCATCGGGATCTATTCCACGCCCAACCTGTGGCGCACCGTGGTGGGCAAGCTGCGGCTGGGCTACCCGGAGTGGCGCGCTGCCGGCCCGACGTCGGAGAAGGAAGCCGTACGTCGTTGCCGCGGCGAGTCCATCCAGGGTGGGCAGGCGGTGCTCGGCCAGTGGGTCGAGGACCGGCGCGACCGCAACGTGACCTGCCCCTACCAGGTGGGTCAGCTGGCGAACTGGTTCATCCTGCTCTAGTCGACCAGGCGGTCGATCGCCGCTGCCCGATCGGTCGCGTCGGCGGGCAGACGCACCGTGCGGACGATCTCGTCGCCCTGCCGGCGCCACGCTCCGCCGTGTGGGAGCGGCCTGATCGCCGGCTGCTGCCAGTCCGCGTTGTCGACCACGACATCTGCGGCACCGAGGGGATCACAGGTCGTGCGGTAGTGCTCCTGGGCCAGCAGATAGCGCCGCTGGTCCGGGTGCGCCGGGTCCTCCGGTGTCCCGTCCCGCCTGGCCATCCTGGCCACCGTCACCTCGGGCGGAACGTCGAGATAGACCGTCAGGTCCCACCGATCGATCAGCTCTGGGCGCTGCAGGAAGACCCCGTCCACGACCAGGATCCCGCGCTCGGGAACGGTCTGAGCGGCGGTGAGGGGTTGGTCGCTGTCGAGGTCGTGCCAGGTCGGGGAGTACGGCGTACCGCTACCGCGTCGCCAGGGATCCAGGAGCTCGCGACAGATCGCGCGATAGTCATAGCTCCGTGTCCAGACCGTCTCGGGGGTCCGGCCCAGTGCGTGCCGGTGCGCCCGCGGATGGTGGAAGTCATCGACGCTCGCATCCTGCACCGCGCGGCCGCGGCCGGCCAGCTCATGGGCCAGGGCCCGCGCGAAATGCGACTTGCCCGCACCGTCGGGCCCGTCGACGCCGACCAGCAGCGGACGGCCCACTTCGACGAGGAGGTCCGCGATGGCCAGGACGACGCTGCTCACCTGACCATCCTGTCAGCCCGGTGGGCTCACCCCTCCTGCATCGGGACGCGTACGCCGCGCTCGGCAGCCACGTCGGCGGCCAGCTCATAGCCCGCGTCCACGTGCCTGATCACGCCCATCGCCGGGTCGTTGGTGAGCACCCGCTCGATCTTGGCCGCCGCCAGCTCGGTGCCGTCGGCGACGCAGACCTGGCCGGCGTGGATCGAGCGGCCCATGCCGACGCCGCCGCCGTGGTGGATGCTCACCCAGCTGGCGCCGGAGGCGGTGTTGACCAGGGCGTTGAGCAGGGCCCAGTCGGCGATCGCATCCGAGCCATCCAGCATGCTCTCGGTCTCGCGGTAGGGCGAGGCGACCGATCCGCAGTCGAGGTGGTCGCGACCGATCACGACCGGGGCGCTGAGCTCGCCGGTGGCCACCATCTCGTTGAACTTCAGACCGGCCCGGTGGCGCTCGCCGTACCCGAGCCAGCAGATCCGTGCCGGGAGACCCTGGAACGCGACCCGTTCGCCGGCCATGTCGATCCACTTGTGCAGCCGGGCATATTCGGCCTTCTCCTCGGCCGGGAAGAGCTCCTTGATCGCCCGGTCGGTGGCCACGATGTCGGCCGGGTCGCCGGAGAGCGCGGCCCACCGGAACGGCCCCTTGCCCTCGCAGAACAGCGGGCGGATGTAGGCCGGCACGAACCCGGGGAACTCGAACGCCCGGTCATAGCCACCCTTGCGGGCCTCGTCGCGAATCGAGTTGCCATAGTCGAAGACCTCGGCGCCGGCATCCCGGAACCCGACCATGGCCCGCACGTGCGCTGCCATCGAGGCCTGCGCCTTCTTGGTGAAACCGGCAGGGTCGGCCTCGCGGCGGGCCTGCCACTCCTCGAACGGAGCGTCCGCCGGGAGGTAGAAGAGCGGGTCGTGTGCCGAGGTCTGGTCGGTGACGATGTCGATCGGCGCCTTCTGCTCCAGCAGCGCCGGCACCATCTCGGCGGCGTTTCCAAGCACGCCGATGGAAAGTGGCCTCTTGGCGTCACGCGCGGCGATCGCGAGCTCCAGGGCGTGCTCGAGGCTGTCGGCCCGGACGTCGAGGTAGCGGTGCTCGATGCGGCGGGCGATCCGGGACTCGTCGCACTCGATGCAGATCACGACGCCGTCGTTCATCGTGACCGCGAGTGGCTGCGCACCGCCCATCCCGCCGAGGCCGGCGGTCAGGGTGATGGTGCCCGCCAGGGTCCCACCGCTGTGCTCATAGCGGCCGGAGGCCGCGAGTTTGTCGGCCACCGCCGCGAACGTCTCGAACGTCCCCTGCAGGATCCCCTGGGTGCCGATGTAGATCCACGATCCGGCCGTCATCTGGCCATACATGGTGAGACCGAGGTCCTCGAGTCGGCGGAACTCCTCCCAGTTGGCCCAGTCCCCGACCAGGTTGGAGTTGGCGATCAGCACGCGCGGGGCCCACTCGTGGGTGCGCATCACACCGACCGGCTTCCCGGACTGGACCAGCATGGTCTCGTCGTCCTCGAGGGTGCGCAGGGTGCGAACCAGGGCGTCGTACGCCTCCCAGTTGCGTGCCGCCTTCCCGGTGCCGCCATAGACGACGAGGTCCTCGGGGCGTTCGGCGTTGGCTGGGTCGAGGTTGTTCATCAGCATCCGCAGGGGCGCCTCGGTCTGCCAGCTCTTGGCGCTCAGCTCGGTGCCTGTCGCGGCGTGGATGGGCAGGCGCGGGTTGCTGGTCATCGTTCCTCCGAGGGGTTGGGGAGACCGTCGGTCCACACCTCGACGATCTCGCTGACGAGGCCATCGGTGACGGTCAGGAAGCTGGCGACGTGGAAGGTCATGCTGGAGTCCTGGGTGCGGGCGCGCACGACCACGCGCCCGGCGTCAGCCACGAGGTCGTCCAGGGTGAAGGTCCAGACCCCGGGGTAGTCGGCGTTGAACGCGACCCATGCGTCGGGGCCGAACACCTTGCCGTCGTGGCAGTACTCCACCCGGCAGTCGTCCGCGAGCAACGAGCGCAGTGCCGCCCAGTCGCGGGCGTCGATCGCCGAGCAGAGTTGGCGACCCACGTCGGCCGGGTTCACGCCAGCTCCCCGATCACGGACACGGCCGCGTCGAGCACCGCGCCGGACGCGACGAGCTGGACGGCGGTCTCGATCTCGGGCGAGAGGTGACGATCGGGACCGGGTCCTTCGATACCGGCCTCGCGCAGACGGCGTACGACGGCACTCGTCGCCGGTGACGGCTCGAGAGGCCGGCGCATGTCGAGGGCGCGGGCAGCGGTGAGGACCTCGATCGCGACCACGCGGGTCAGGCCGTCGACGGACTTCCTGAGCTTGCGCGCAGCCGACCAACCCATCGAGACGTGGTCCTCCTGCATCGCGCTCGACGGGATCGAGTCCACGGAGGCCGGGTTGGCCAGTCGCTTGAGCTCGGAGACGATCGCGGCCTGGGTGTACTGCGCGATCATGTGCCCGGAGTCGACGCCGGGGTCGTGGGCGAGGAACGGGTTGAGGCCGTGGCTGCGGGCCTTGTCCAGGAAGCGGTCGGTACGGCGCTCGCTGATGCTGGCGACGTCCGCGGCGACGATGGCGAGGAAGTCGAGCACGTAGGCGACCGGGGCGCCGTGGAAGTTGCCGTTGGACTCAACGCGTCCCTCCTCGGCGAGCACCACCGGGTTGTCGACGGCGCTGGCGAGCTCGCGGCCCGCAACGCTCGCGGCGTACTCGACGGTGTCCCTGGCGCCGCCGTGCACCTGGGGCGAGCAGCGCAGCGAGTAGGCGTCCTGGACCCGGTTGCAGTCGTCGCCCCGGTGGGAGGCGACGACGCCGGAGTCGTGGAGCAGCGCGGTGAGGTTGGCGGCGGAGGCGGCCTGGCCCGGATGCGGCCGGATCGCCTGGAGCTCGGCGGCGAAGACGCGGTCGGTGCCGAGCTGGCCCTCCACCGACATCGCCGCGGCGATGTCAGCGGTCTTGAGCAGCATCCGCAGGTCGCTGATCGCCATCACCAGCATCGAGAGCATGCCATCGGTGCCGTTGATCAGCGCGAGGCCCTCCTTCGCCTCGAACTCGACGGGGGTGAGTCCGGCGTCGGCAAGTGCCTCGGCGGCGGGCATCAGGGTGCCGGACTTGTCGCGTACATCGCCCTCCCCCATCAGCGCGAGCGCGCAGTGGCTCAGTGGTGCCAGGTCGCCGGAGCAACCGAGCGAGCCGAACTCGTGCACCACGGGGGTGATCTGGTGGGTGAGCAGGTCGGCCAGCAGCTGTGCGGTCTCGAGGCGGATGCCGGTGTGGCCGGTGGCCAGGGTGGAGAGCCGCAGCAGCATCAGCCCGCGGGTGACCTCTCGCTCGACCTCCGGCCCGGAACCCGCGGCGTGCGAGCGGACCAGCGACTTCTGCAGCTGGGCGCGCATGTCGGTGGGGATGTGCCGGGTGGCCAGGGCGCCGAACCCGGTGGAGATGCCATAGGCCGGGGTGGGGGCGAGGGCCAGCTGCTCGACGACCGCGCGGGCCTTGTCGATCGCGGTGCGGGCTTCGTCGGTGAGGGTGACGCCGGCG
It contains:
- a CDS encoding DUF1992 domain-containing protein, which gives rise to MPERENWSEDQPKRGIEPVPKGKDGAAAARIRQQHLWVDLQVQEAMARGEFDDLPGAGKPIKDLGEHHDPDWWLKKLVEREKISVLPSALALRKEDLELDAQLDKENIEGRVVKALEDFNRRIINARRQLEGGPPVITPLRDIDAEVAAWRERRAARRAAGEAAGRAGNQARKDVSEKRSLRRLWRRR
- the hutH gene encoding histidine ammonia-lyase, whose translation is MEHPTPAPASTVAIGTGPVSFDELIAVTRHGAGVTLTDEARTAIDKARAVVEQLALAPTPAYGISTGFGALATRHIPTDMRAQLQKSLVRSHAAGSGPEVEREVTRGLMLLRLSTLATGHTGIRLETAQLLADLLTHQITPVVHEFGSLGCSGDLAPLSHCALALMGEGDVRDKSGTLMPAAEALADAGLTPVEFEAKEGLALINGTDGMLSMLVMAISDLRMLLKTADIAAAMSVEGQLGTDRVFAAELQAIRPHPGQAASAANLTALLHDSGVVASHRGDDCNRVQDAYSLRCSPQVHGGARDTVEYAASVAGRELASAVDNPVVLAEEGRVESNGNFHGAPVAYVLDFLAIVAADVASISERRTDRFLDKARSHGLNPFLAHDPGVDSGHMIAQYTQAAIVSELKRLANPASVDSIPSSAMQEDHVSMGWSAARKLRKSVDGLTRVVAIEVLTAARALDMRRPLEPSPATSAVVRRLREAGIEGPGPDRHLSPEIETAVQLVASGAVLDAAVSVIGELA
- a CDS encoding uridine kinase, with the protein product MSSVVLAIADLLVEVGRPLLVGVDGPDGAGKSHFARALAHELAGRGRAVQDASVDDFHHPRAHRHALGRTPETVWTRSYDYRAICRELLDPWRRGSGTPYSPTWHDLDSDQPLTAAQTVPERGILVVDGVFLQRPELIDRWDLTVYLDVPPEVTVARMARRDGTPEDPAHPDQRRYLLAQEHYRTTCDPLGAADVVVDNADWQQPAIRPLPHGGAWRRQGDEIVRTVRLPADATDRAAAIDRLVD
- the hutU gene encoding urocanate hydratase; the protein is MTSNPRLPIHAATGTELSAKSWQTEAPLRMLMNNLDPANAERPEDLVVYGGTGKAARNWEAYDALVRTLRTLEDDETMLVQSGKPVGVMRTHEWAPRVLIANSNLVGDWANWEEFRRLEDLGLTMYGQMTAGSWIYIGTQGILQGTFETFAAVADKLAASGRYEHSGGTLAGTITLTAGLGGMGGAQPLAVTMNDGVVICIECDESRIARRIEHRYLDVRADSLEHALELAIAARDAKRPLSIGVLGNAAEMVPALLEQKAPIDIVTDQTSAHDPLFYLPADAPFEEWQARREADPAGFTKKAQASMAAHVRAMVGFRDAGAEVFDYGNSIRDEARKGGYDRAFEFPGFVPAYIRPLFCEGKGPFRWAALSGDPADIVATDRAIKELFPAEEKAEYARLHKWIDMAGERVAFQGLPARICWLGYGERHRAGLKFNEMVATGELSAPVVIGRDHLDCGSVASPYRETESMLDGSDAIADWALLNALVNTASGASWVSIHHGGGVGMGRSIHAGQVCVADGTELAAAKIERVLTNDPAMGVIRHVDAGYELAADVAAERGVRVPMQEG
- a CDS encoding nuclear transport factor 2 family protein; translation: MNPADVGRQLCSAIDARDWAALRSLLADDCRVEYCHDGKVFGPDAWVAFNADYPGVWTFTLDDLVADAGRVVVRARTQDSSMTFHVASFLTVTDGLVSEIVEVWTDGLPNPSEER